atgcaaaacaccaatgaaatgaaaaataaatgtatttttaaaaattacatttaagaagtagagatggctcagcagttaaagggcTTGCTTGCTAAAAGCATGAGCAGAAGCATTTGGCTCCCACAATCCCTTGTAAAGGTTGGGTGGGTGTAACAGCCTGACTCATTCTCACCCGGGGGAATGGGGACTAGGGATTCCCAGAGTAAGCTCCCCAGAAAGCATATCCAGAGCAGTGAGTCCTGGGTTTGGTTGAGGGACCCTGCCTCAGTGAATGAGGTACAGGAGTGCTCAAGAATAAATCTCAATTTCAACCTCAAGCCTCCACCTTTGTGGTCACCCATACACATGCAAAGGCATGCGTGCacacgcgtgcgcgcacacacaagcacacagtggagaatggggaaacagaacagaacaacaacagaaaacaaaacaaagcactggGTCCTCATAATGCTCgcagaaagaaaatactcagTTCTAAAGTGCGTGTTCCAATCAAATAGAAGCCTATCTCGCCTCGAGATTCTGCTTTAACCAATGGCCTCCAAGATCAGTAAAATATGGCAGTAGCTGACATCTGTGAGCTCTTCATGGTTTGCCACAGGGCTCCCTGTGCCCTTGGCATCACAGTGTCCTGAAACGACTTTCACCAACCCTTGAAGAACACCAAGAACCTGAGGTTCTGTGACCTGCAAGCACCTAGTGCTGAGCCTAGGTGGCAGGGGATTGAACAAGGAACATTTCCTGtactcccctctccccttttcttagACTGATCACGCCATCTCCATCTTGTCTGCCATCTGCTCACTGAAGCAGATGACGCTCAAAGGAAATCAGCAGAGCCCACTTCACACAGCCAGAAAGAGTTTGAACAGCCATCTAAAATATGCCCAGGGTCTCTGCTGAGCAACCCCTCCTCCAGGCCACTATAGTGTCATCTCCCCTCTTCTCAGGCCCCTCCAGGAGTTCCAGCTATACTCACGCCATGAGTTTGTCCCGGTTCAGGTTCTGCAGGTAGCGCTTCTGTCCATTCAAAAACAGGGAGCGGTATCGCTTCCTTCTGTCTATAGTTTCCATCAGTGTGGTGTTGAGGTAGCGGCCTACCCCGACTGGGTTCTGTGGTAGGGAGGAGAAAGATGTCAGGATGTCAATGAGTGCGGCATGAAGACTTTCCCATAGCCTTTCTACCCTCTGACACACCTCAGCTGGGAGGAATCAAACTGTATCTCTGCCTTCCCCCCGAAAATGTACCGAAGCCCTAACATGAACGCCTCCCACTGCGACCTCATTGGAAAATCTGCTTGTTACAGATATAATGGGTTGAGATGAGGCCACGCCAGAGCAGGTGAAACCCTGGTCTAACACAACTGGTGTCCTTGTAAGAAAAGGCCCTCAGTGGAGGAGACGgccatacacagagacagaggtcAGAGTGAACAGTCAGAAACTGGGAAAGCCAAGGGTCTTCAGCCACCATCAAAGAGCTGTAAAGAGTCAAGGCAGGCTCCTCTGCCATCAGTTTCATAGGGAGCATGAACTCTAGTCTTCTGGCGTCAAGCTGTGAGAGAACAGCTCCAGTCACCAAGCCACCTGGTTTGTGGTCCTTTTGTATGGCGCCCAGGCCCATCCTAGACATAACTTTTCGAGATGACATAGTAAAGATCAGAATCTAGGTTATGGCCAAGTAGGCATGTCCAGAGGGGGCTTCCTACCCTGCTTCAGGAACTGGCCCTTCCTCAGCCCTTCCATTTTGCATGCCTACATATGAGAGTTCCTTTAAATTGGCAACTGGACACAACTAGGAAGAAACTAGAGAATCTCACAAGAGATTCTCTGGATCTTGCGGGCCTCTGGGCATGCTCATAGGGGGTGGATGGTCTTCATTTCATTAGTTGATGTGGGATGAGCCAACCCCCCAGTCCCATTCTGGTCTGGGTCCTGGACtgtgcaagagcagagagagtgAGCAGAGCCTCATGCATTCTCTGTTCTCCGCCACAGACATGACTGACTGGCTGGTTCGAGCTTCCACCATCTTGTCTTCCCTGAGACAGTGGACTACAGTTTATTTTAGCTGGCACcgtgagctaaaataaacaccTTTTCCTCTAAGTTGCGTTGTGTCAGGAcctttgatcacagcaacagaaatgaacctCAGGTGCTGGCCCTGTCATCTGGCCTCTGTCTAAACATTTAACTTGAGATCTCTGAGGGGTTCACCTGTTGGAATGCAGACTGAGAGGCAGGGAGCAGGGTAGTTATGCCAGGGCAGGGAAATTGCAAGCAAGGTGTGTCTTGGAGAGAGTGCGTTGTGGATACCAAGTGTTTGGTTTGAGTTCGGTTTCGATACGAACTGTCTCTCAAAAAGCCTCAGCCCCCAGCTGATGGTGAAGTTTTAGTGGTGTATGGATCGTGCTTGGCGGAAGTTGCTCAGTGGCGGgcgcgggggtggggtgggtggggaagcATGCCCTTGGAGAGCATGCCAAGACCCTGTTTCCTGCCCTGCCCCCCTCAACCCCTCACTCATTTACCACTAGGGGGCAGTCCCCCCCCCAGATGGTTGTTTCCATCTTACCCTGACCCGAAAAGCGACGGGAGTGAGCTGCTGTGGGTTAAAACCTCTGAGACCCAGAGCCAAAAGAAATCtttcctgcccccctcccccagttgACGTTCCTCAAGGATTTTCCTCACAGTGGCCAAAGGTGACTGTCACAGAGCAGGAAAGATCTTAAAAACAGCAAGTTCAAGGTGGGGCAAAGCTTCCCCGTGCTGCTGGAGGCAGGGAGCACCTCTGCATGTGGAGCTGGGGGTAGGGACTAAGATGACTGTGCGATGGCTGTAAGGTCGATATGGTTGGCAAGGGTGCACTAAAAAGCTGAGGGGGTGGGTCTTCAGAGGTGTCCACCAAAACAAAAAGTATTCACAAAAAAATGTGGTGgcaacatgcctttaatcccagcagaggcagaggcagacagctctATGAGCtggaggtccaggacagccagggctacgcagaaaaaaccctgtctcttacCCACCCCTCTTACCCtccttaaaacaaaaccaaaaccaaaacagtgTTCACAAATGCTGGGACTAGCTTGTTCTGGGATTACAGTACCAAGGGCGTCTTCACACGCCTGGGACAGCAAAAAGGGCAGCGGAGGAAAAGGACAGGAGACTTGCTCATTCAGGCATAAGAAATAGGCTAGCATCTCCAGCAGCTGCCCTCAGAGCCCCCCGACTAACAGCGAGAAGGGAAGCTAAGAGCATGAGAGAGCAAGCAGTGCGGCAACGCCTCTCAGCTCCTTGATTCTCAAAGTGTGGTCTCTGTGAAAATCAGTTTTAATCGTCAACAGCCTAGAATCACACAGGAAGAGACTCTCCATTCTCTTCCTCGATTCCCTTGTCTAGTTTGCGCTGGCGTGTGGGCATGCCTGCAGGGTATATAGCTTTGTCTGCGTTCCTTGAGGTGGGCAGGCTCGCCCAGGGTGGGTGTCACCATTCCTGTTTGGGTCATGCGCTGTGTAAGTATATAGAGATGGTGCTGGGACACAAGGACTCATGCACGCATTCCTGCCTTTACTTCCCCGAAAACAGTCAcctgtaacctggaattgtgaccaaataagccctttctcccatTGTTGTCCATGTTATAGGATCACAGCAACGGGAAAGGAAACTGGAGGATGTTGGAAACTTGTTGGAAATGTCATTTCCAGCCCCCCTCCACAAGGCATACtgagtcagaagcctgacacggAACCCATTGGCCTGGCCTTTGACAAACCCCTCCGTGCTTGCTCAAGTTGGAGACCCTAGAAAATAAGCCTAGAAACAGCAGACAGTGAGTGGGTGAGAGAGTGGGCCCAAGGGTTGTTGGCGTCAGGGCCACAAACGTTTGGGGCTGTCTGGAGAAAGTCCCCTGCTTGCCCATCATGCTGCCCCAACCCAGAGCCACTCACCCAGCTGCCCAAAAACATCTGGTAGGCCTTATTGCCAGTGCGCTTGGTGGCCAGCAGGAACGGCGGCCGGTTGACGTGTTTCTGTTCCGTCTCATGAGGAACCCAAAAACCAGGACCGGCTATGGCCTACGGTAGAGAGGGAAGACTGAAGAGGAAGCCCGAGCGATCTCGGCCCGAGTTGGACAACAGGATAGACGGCAGCTGACCTCACCTGTCCAGCGCTACTGGGCCTTCCCTCAAATGATGAGGGAAGGGCAGAGCTGTGAACAGCACCCTGGGACTAAGGCATGCTGGGCCTGGAGCCAGAGAGCTGAGCTCTGTGTAGGGTCTCCTGGATTCTATTTGCAAACCCAGTGAGCCCTTTTCAAGCTCCGCACCTCAGTTTCCTTTTTGTGCAATGCAAGTGGTGACCCTCCCAGCCTCCCTTGGGAGAGGGATGGGCGGTGGCTAGCAGGTGGTTGAAGTGTCCATGACCTTTGGTGAAGGCCCTGCCTAGGGGGACTGACAAAAGCCAAGGCCCATGCAGAAAACTGGTCACCGTCCCCCAGAGAGAACtgcctggaggccagcagagcCTGGCTCCTCTCTGGATAGAGCAGGTAGGCAAACTTGAGGATAAACCCTATCACGCCTCATCCCACCCAGTCTTCTTTGCCCATTATCCAGATCTTTCTGGccaggggagggagggcaggtagGAAAGCTGGTTGAGATTTCCTGGTAGCCTGGCTCAGCTATGGGCTCTACACCAGTAATTCTGATCACGGCTGCAAGTGCTGGCTACATTCTTAGACCAGGTGTGTGGAGGGGCTCAGAAAGCGTCTAATCGATGCAAGGCCAGACTGGCAACCAACCAGTCCCTAAGACACAGCTTCCCACCTACAGGACCATGGCGCCCCACCCCCCTCAGCCTCCCTAGGCTGCTGGAGCGCTGCCTTCCAAGAGAGAGAACAGGCCGAGGGGCACACTCACCGGATCTCTGGGGTGTTGGCTAATGGTAGTCCAGTAAATGCTCTCTGTGGGATGTTTCGGATCTCGGGGATATTTCGAGAAAACCCCTCGTTTCCTGTTGTGATGTGAATTAAGCTCTTCCACGAAGCTCTTGAAATTGGTCAGTTCCCTGGGCTTCTTTTTCTGAAAGGAATGGGAAGAGACAAAGGAGCGCTGTAAGGTCACAGGTTCACCAGCCCTCACAGAAGAGCACGTGGCACTTGAGGAGGGGTGAGCCCTGATGGGTTTTTCCCCAAGATGGTGAAAGTACCGCATCCGGTCACAAGAATCAAAACCCATAGGACAGGTTGGGCCGATAGCTCAGTGGGCAGCGGCACTTGCATCAATCCCGGGACCTACGTAAcagaaagagaactgactcctgagtGTTGCTCTCTGACCACACACATGCCagggtgtgtacacacacacacacacacacacacacacacacacacacacacgattggtgaagggttttgttttgctttgcttttttttagaTAAAGTCTCACCATGTACCCTTGGCTAGCCTGACAACTTGCTATATATACCAGCCTAACCTCCAACTcagagaaatccacctgcctccgcctcctccggaacgctgggattaaaggtgtatgagCTCATGTCCAGCTTTTAGAAAGAAACGAGGGAAGCACATGGAAACAAACACAACCCACAGAATGACTGCCGTCAGGAGAATCGCTTTGTAAAATCGTGGTAATGAGGTCACACGCCTGAGGCCCCTTGACTTAACAAATGCGCTGCTCTGACGTGGGCCTCAAACCGTGGGGGAGGGATGAGGAAAGAGACCAAGGTGAGTATGACCCCGGGGACCCagctggtggaaggagagggccGACCCCTGCAAGGTGTCCTCTGTCCCCCGCCTGCACGCCATGAAACAGTCCCACGGGCCCAAATAAGCAAGTGAATGTGCACTTGGAGAGGTTTCTTCTGGGGAGGgtctgtatgtggtgtgtgtgtgtgtgtgtgtgcgtgtgcgtgtgcgtgtgtgtgttgcctCTCAGCTTTTCTGTGAACCTAAAGTTGCtctaaagaataaaatgaaatctcGAGCAGAAGAGGTTCAAGCAAAGATGTTCGGCCCTGGCTGTGGTAACAATGGAGGAGGGGGTGTATCCCAAGGCCCCTGCTATGCTGGGCAGTGGCCTTAGCAGCAAATAGGAGGTCTGGGAGACCCTAGGATCAGCCATGCCATAGGGTGTAGGATGGTGACTACTTGGTCATATTATCCCCACATTAACCCCTTCCTTTCTAGCGCTGCTAACTATATGTCACCACAACCCTCTCCTACTAAAGCTGccgttttgggttttgtttgtttttgactctgTGGTGGGGACAGGACATATACCCGACCTCAAAAACCGTAAACATGAAGAGGGCAAAACAGAGAGCCACACAGTCTGGGGGGGAGGGCCCTTGATGAGGGTGGGAAAGGAGTCTGGCAAACTAAATTCCTAGCTCAGTCTCCTCTCCCACCTTCCAGGTCAGGGCTCTGTTAGCTAGAGCACTGCCATTAACCCCGCTAGGCTAGCTGAGTCCATGAAGCCTGGGAGATGTTTATAGGGGGATACTGGGCCTGTGCCCTTGTGGTCCCTGCAGCCGTGGCCGGCAAGTAGCCTCCCCGGCCCGGCATGCTGGGTCACCTGTATATCAGTGCAGTTCATCCTGGGGAGAGAACTAGCCACAGGATCAGATGAGCAAACCGAGGCTCTGAGCCATCACCATCTATCTGTGTGGCCAACCCGTCTCCTCACCCAACACAGGAAACCACACCCCACCCTGGCAGGGGCACAAGAGCGAGCAGCGTGTGAAGAAGACACCCTCCCCAGCAGCCAGCACTCGGCACACAAGGCCACGGCCTGCCGGGGATAGGCGAAGAGCCACCCCCGCTCAGGTACAAACCTCCACAGAGTAGTACCCATAGGACACAGGCTTGCTTCGTTCGCCGGAGAAAATGTCATAGGGGCCACGCAAACTGGTGGATCGTGTCACGTAGTCCTCGATCGCACTCCTGATGTTGTATGTCCCGGGTCCCAGGCCACTGCCCTAGAAATGAAAGGGGTGCGGGGGCCTGTAGGGGAGTGGCTGGGGCAccgcccctcccctccccgagGTCACCCTCCGGGACCTCGAAGGATGAGCCTGGCCAGGACGGGGAGGAAGTACCTCATGTAACAAGGGTGGTGGCTTGTTGGACATCCTAGACATAAACCCCTCGGAATGGGAGCGATTCCAGGCGCCCTCCTCCAGCCGCGTGTATGGGTTACCTCTCTCTCCGTAATTTCCAGGGCCCGGGTAAAAATTCTGCAGGGGCAGGAGACAGAAAAGCAGAGGCTTACAATGCTTTCACTCACCCCTCCCCAGAGTACCTTTCCTACCCTCTGGTTGGCCAGCCATATCAACCCTGCAAAGATTCCCCCGGACTCTGTCTCTTCCTGGGACCACACCTTCCTCCCCAGCACACGGGCAGCTGCTCTGCGCGACCTCAGTACAGCTTCCCTCCACATCTACAGCTCTGCGACCAGCTCCCTCGCTGTGCTGTGAGCAGCCTGGGGTGAGTGAGCACCCGGGGTCCTAGGAAGGGACCCTGGTTCTGCTAGTTCCTAGCTGAGGGAGCTTGGGCCTGTTGAACGTCATGATCCATGGGACTACTAGAGGTGGTAATACTTTCCTTCAGGGAATAACGACCAGAGTCACACAAGTCGGGGGGAGGTGACAGGAAGTCTTGGGGGCAGAAGAACTGAACAGGAGTCGGTCTTTGATGTGCAGTGGGCAGAGCTAGTCTGGTAGTGCAGGGAGGTGGCAGGATTTCTGAGGGGGGTGATATGCACCTTTTGGCCACATGGGGGCACTGCTGTCCCATAAATAATGCAACTCAACCCATACCTGGACCTGGCAATCAGACTCTAGGGTAGTCAGACCTGGAagtggggaggggtggagggcAGAGCCAGTGCTAGGGAAATCAGGCCACTGTGAGGATCACGTCTGTCTGACCCCGAAAGAACGAGACTGAGTCTTGCTTCCTTCCACGGCTCAGATGCCAGCGCATGAACAGAGCATGAGTCAGGCGGCATGAGTCCCCCTCGGCTCCTGACCTGCAGGTTTTGTGCCAGTGGGACCGTCCCAGACTGCTCTCTGTAAGTCACCTCCTTTCCTACGGCGTTTCGCCTCAAAGCTCTGACCAGATAATGTATTTCCTTCACGCTGCAGAGCGTGCCACTAAGACGCCTGCTCTTATGTTCTGTCACTGCCAGACCCCTTTCCCCCAAAGCCCAGTTCAGAAGATCGCATTCTGCTGTTGCTTGTTCACTATTTCCTGGTTGGGCAGCAAAGCGAACAAGTGTCGCTGAGTTTCTAATATACTCTAGGTTTCTTCTGAGACTTAGAGACGAGCCACACTCATCTCCCTTCTGGAAAATATCACAGCCACTGGGCtcaaggctgagacaggagagagCAGAAGGGCCGGGGAGGAAGGCCAAGCCTAGCGGGGAGACAGGTTCCAAGAAGGGTGCTTTCTCAAACTATCCAAGTGGCAGGAAATACACTTCCCGCAGAGGACAGGGCCGAAGAGACGAGAGCACCTACCCCAATGAGACCCCGGAATCGTATCTCCCCAGAGCTGAGCAGCCCCCGTTTGCTCTGTGGTTTCTCCTGCAGCTGGGTTAGGAAGTCTTTGAAGTTGTAGGATCCAGGTCCTAGCTTGTGCACCTGCCCCAAGAGAAGAGACCTCAGAATGAAAAGGGAACCGGGGAAGGTCCAGCCAGGAAGGAGCCCAAAAGACAACGGTGTTGTCCCCAAAGTTCACCTGCTGTTGTCTTTCCTTCATGATGGCCTGGTACTGGAAGTGGGGTAGCTTGGTCAGCCGGGTGGCTTCTTGGGCCCGTGCCCAGCCTGTGCCCAACTTCTGTTCCAGGAACTTCTTGCTGAAGCAGGTATCTTTGGAGTTATAGGTCCCAGGTCCTATGTGGGCCTAAGTTAGGCCAGGTTCAGAGATGAGCCCGTCATaaccaccaacccaccccacTCCAGTCCTTCCCAAGTCACCCTTGACAGTCCCCCAGCCTAGTACCCAGGAGCTCAGCACTCAAGATGGAGTCCTGAGGGCCTCGGCCACTGGCCCTTCCCACTTCAGAGAAATTTAGTACAGAGTCAGGCTGATGCGTGAACTGGAGAAGAGGAAGCCTGTGCGGCCCtttctcctatttttttgttttgttttgttttccccacaGCCCTGAGTTTATCAAACATATCTGAAGCCGAGTGTGAAGCGAGCCTGGGCTGGAGGGCGCACAGGTGGGCTGGGGTAGTGACACAGACCACACGAGAGAAGGCAGGCTCACCAGTTCCACGGAGTAATGCCTGGAGTATGGGGCCTCTGTGAAGGTGCTGGCTTTCTTCTGGTTGGGATAAACAGCGGAGACATCAAACCTGAGGGAAGTATGTAGCCAAGTGAGAGCCGAGACTCT
This genomic window from Meriones unguiculatus strain TT.TT164.6M chromosome 12, Bangor_MerUng_6.1, whole genome shotgun sequence contains:
- the Cimap2 gene encoding ciliary microtubule-associated protein 2, whose translation is MPAAPKWFKGAPFGVQSHRFDVSAVYPNQKKASTFTEAPYSRHYSVELAHIGPGTYNSKDTCFSKKFLEQKLGTGWARAQEATRLTKLPHFQYQAIMKERQQQVHKLGPGSYNFKDFLTQLQEKPQSKRGLLSSGEIRFRGLIGNFYPGPGNYGERGNPYTRLEEGAWNRSHSEGFMSRMSNKPPPLLHEGSGLGPGTYNIRSAIEDYVTRSTSLRGPYDIFSGERSKPVSYGYYSVEKKKPRELTNFKSFVEELNSHHNRKRGVFSKYPRDPKHPTESIYWTTISQHPRDPAIAGPGFWVPHETEQKHVNRPPFLLATKRTGNKAYQMFLGSWNPVGVGRYLNTTLMETIDRRKRYRSLFLNGQKRYLQNLNRDKLMAERITPSMRDKCPPIVDYNSDPVP